One window from the genome of Variovorax sp. PAMC26660 encodes:
- the ssb gene encoding single-stranded DNA-binding protein, translating to MASVNKVIVVGNLGRDPEMRTFPSGDQVANVTVATTDRWKDKQSGEMREATEWHRIVFNGRLAEIAGQYLRKGSQVYVEGSLRTRKWTDKDGIEKYTTEIRADQMQMLGSRQGQGGPSGGPEDDGGYSSQGGGGGGYSQGGGGGGNGGGGGGGYAPRAPAAAAPRAPAPAPRQAPAKSSSGFDDMDDDIPF from the coding sequence ATGGCATCGGTCAATAAAGTCATCGTCGTCGGCAACCTGGGGCGCGACCCCGAAATGCGGACCTTCCCGAGCGGCGATCAGGTCGCAAACGTCACAGTGGCCACCACCGATCGCTGGAAAGACAAGCAAAGCGGCGAAATGCGCGAAGCCACCGAATGGCACCGCATCGTTTTCAACGGCCGCCTGGCCGAAATCGCCGGTCAATACCTGCGCAAGGGCTCGCAGGTCTACGTCGAAGGAAGCCTGCGCACGCGCAAGTGGACCGACAAGGACGGCATCGAAAAATACACCACCGAGATCCGCGCCGACCAGATGCAGATGCTCGGCAGCCGTCAAGGCCAGGGCGGCCCATCGGGCGGTCCTGAAGACGACGGCGGTTACTCGTCGCAAGGTGGCGGCGGTGGCGGCTACTCGCAGGGTGGCGGTGGTGGCGGCAACGGCGGTGGTGGTGGTGGCGGATACGCGCCCCGTGCACCTGCTGCAGCGGCACCGCGCGCTCCGGCGCCGGCTCCACGTCAGGCACCGGCCAAATCGTCGTCGGGCTTCGATGACATGGACGACGATATTCCGTTCTAG
- a CDS encoding tyrosine-type recombinase/integrase: protein MTELRARNRSSSTIEQALRSVMLLYMTLDHLGVDLDERLSQGRILDLGEIEEVALSCRSSLDSLRPANVRSEVSRERVGTLEGLRMRAGPMSQEAAVDPATAAIRMSYIRSYLIWRATDQLLKWGPTHVSHAGLLNVSKLVSNAIGERTLSPRGRNALRQREGMSAEPLARLIAVIDPTSPANPWTGLHARERNALMLRWFLSLGVRRGELLGVRISDINFQSHEVLIARRADTPDDPRKFQPNTKTNDRLLSLDDDLAYQTRQYIIGPRRAARGARQHEYLFVANGSGAPLTLDALNKVFVGLRKKCLDLPSNLTPHMLRHTWNDLFSALMDKQKVPEETEKRMRSRLMGWAPTSTTAETYTRRHVRRRADVVLLEMQKALRTGEAHGPQEDSSSSRD from the coding sequence TTGACCGAACTGCGTGCGAGGAATCGATCGAGTTCGACGATCGAACAGGCGCTTCGAAGTGTGATGTTGTTGTACATGACACTCGATCATTTGGGCGTCGATCTGGATGAGCGGTTGAGCCAAGGTCGAATCCTCGACCTCGGAGAGATTGAGGAAGTTGCTCTTTCCTGCCGATCGTCGCTAGATTCGCTTCGTCCGGCTAATGTCAGGAGCGAGGTATCTCGGGAACGAGTCGGCACGCTAGAAGGCCTGCGCATGCGCGCTGGGCCAATGAGCCAAGAGGCTGCCGTTGATCCTGCTACGGCTGCCATCCGCATGAGCTATATACGCAGCTACTTGATTTGGCGTGCAACCGATCAGCTGTTGAAATGGGGTCCGACGCATGTTTCGCATGCCGGCCTACTTAACGTCAGTAAGCTTGTGTCGAATGCAATCGGGGAGCGCACTTTGTCTCCTCGTGGGCGCAATGCGCTGAGGCAACGGGAGGGCATGTCGGCAGAGCCTTTGGCACGCCTGATTGCGGTAATCGACCCGACATCGCCTGCCAACCCTTGGACCGGTTTGCACGCTCGGGAGCGCAACGCGTTGATGCTTAGATGGTTCCTGAGCCTCGGAGTTCGGCGTGGAGAACTTCTGGGAGTGCGTATTTCCGATATTAACTTCCAGTCTCATGAAGTGCTTATCGCTCGAAGGGCCGATACCCCAGACGATCCCAGAAAATTCCAACCCAATACCAAAACCAATGACAGATTGCTTTCACTTGACGATGATCTGGCTTACCAAACTCGCCAATACATCATAGGTCCGAGGCGCGCAGCCAGGGGTGCTCGTCAACACGAGTACCTATTTGTCGCGAATGGTTCGGGTGCGCCACTGACGCTGGATGCACTAAATAAGGTGTTCGTCGGTTTGCGCAAAAAATGTCTCGATCTGCCATCGAACCTCACGCCGCATATGCTGCGGCACACTTGGAATGACCTTTTTTCCGCTCTCATGGACAAACAGAAAGTTCCTGAGGAAACAGAAAAGCGGATGCGCTCACGGCTCATGGGATGGGCGCCCACATCGACGACAGCGGAGACCTATACGCGCCGACATGTACGACGCAGAGCGGATGTCGTTCTGCTCGAGATGCAGAAAGCGTTGCGAACCGGAGAGGCGCATGGGCCGCAGGAAGACTCATCCTCCTCGCGTGATTGA
- a CDS encoding site-specific integrase: MGRRKTHPPRVIEPHVLRLPLAVTTRGGASFDPSQDRWLYRDTVRTVSIDFGAFAALSAQMLMSLKVLLIWYAENRSPSYVQNLSSRFLHFVRYMVTEGKPTVDQMTDIDLLNYKASLTPDIAWYLAPLSVMAKKWHALGLPGVTEVAMSFLIGLRIKGNPKGVAVLTMDAFRGPYTNIELESIQSALDESYRASRIAEDIYLLVWLFMALGQRPSQYAAMKVCDVMISSVPGGDISCMVNVPRAKQRNAHPRVELKTRSLVSQLGLPLHAYAQKISRRFAGILKDSTQAPLFPRKQISELSCGFEYHHTSSSLAEMLRQGLDLLNVKSERTGKRIHVAAVRFRRTFGTRAAQEGHGELVIAELLDHSDTQSVGVYVAAIPEIAARIDRAIALTMAPLAQAFKGRVIKDGSEASRCNDPSSHVIDLRIDRSASPMGSCGQHSFCGFAAPVACYTCQSFEPWLDGPHAAVLDHLLAKRAQLLNTTDIRVASINDRTILAVGEVIQLCERAKRSRD; encoded by the coding sequence ATGGGCCGCAGGAAGACTCATCCTCCTCGCGTGATTGAGCCACACGTATTGCGGCTTCCGTTGGCGGTCACCACGCGTGGGGGCGCGAGCTTTGATCCGTCGCAAGACCGGTGGCTTTACAGAGACACCGTAAGGACAGTCAGCATCGACTTCGGTGCTTTTGCCGCCCTATCGGCACAAATGTTGATGTCTTTAAAGGTGCTCTTGATCTGGTACGCGGAAAACAGGTCGCCTAGCTATGTTCAAAACCTTAGTTCGCGGTTTCTGCACTTTGTCCGGTACATGGTCACTGAAGGGAAGCCGACGGTTGATCAGATGACTGATATTGATCTTCTGAATTACAAGGCCTCCCTCACACCGGACATAGCTTGGTATCTAGCGCCTTTGTCGGTGATGGCAAAAAAATGGCACGCACTTGGCTTGCCTGGTGTGACTGAAGTCGCGATGTCCTTCTTGATCGGACTACGCATCAAAGGTAACCCCAAGGGGGTCGCCGTGCTGACCATGGATGCTTTTAGGGGGCCGTACACCAATATCGAACTGGAATCGATCCAGTCCGCTCTCGATGAGTCTTACCGTGCCAGTCGAATTGCAGAGGATATTTACTTGCTTGTCTGGCTATTCATGGCATTGGGCCAGCGCCCTTCGCAATATGCAGCGATGAAGGTCTGCGACGTGATGATTTCGTCCGTACCTGGTGGCGATATCTCATGCATGGTAAATGTGCCAAGGGCTAAGCAGAGGAACGCGCATCCGCGTGTTGAGTTGAAAACACGATCCCTCGTGTCTCAACTCGGGCTACCGCTGCATGCTTACGCTCAAAAGATCAGTCGCCGCTTTGCCGGGATTCTGAAGGATTCAACTCAAGCACCGCTGTTCCCTCGAAAGCAGATTTCCGAGTTGAGCTGCGGTTTTGAGTACCATCACACCTCATCGTCGTTGGCCGAAATGCTACGGCAAGGATTGGATCTTTTGAATGTGAAATCAGAGCGCACGGGAAAGCGAATCCATGTCGCTGCTGTTCGCTTTCGTCGCACCTTCGGCACGAGAGCCGCACAAGAGGGGCACGGCGAACTGGTCATCGCTGAATTGCTGGATCATTCCGATACCCAAAGCGTAGGTGTGTATGTCGCGGCGATCCCCGAAATTGCGGCGCGTATCGACCGCGCGATAGCTCTGACGATGGCACCACTTGCTCAAGCTTTCAAGGGCCGTGTCATTAAGGATGGATCCGAAGCATCGCGCTGCAACGACCCAAGCAGCCACGTCATCGATCTGCGCATCGATCGCAGCGCCAGTCCGATGGGGTCCTGCGGTCAGCATTCGTTTTGTGGCTTCGCTGCCCCCGTCGCTTGCTACACATGTCAGAGCTTTGAACCTTGGCTTGACGGCCCGCACGCGGCCGTGTTGGATCATCTACTTGCGAAACGCGCACAGTTGCTCAATACGACAGATATCAGGGTCGCGAGCATCAACGACCGCACGATCTTGGCCGTTGGGGAAGTAATTCAGCTGTGCGAACGAGCGAAGAGGTCGAGAGATTGA
- a CDS encoding IS3 family transposase: MNRHWPEACSIRRGCQVIDLPRSTFYYRSTAVGEDLGDARLAELIGSIQDEVPGYGYRRVTHELRRRGHVVNHKRVARVMRAQGLGIKLRRRFVRTTGSKHDSPIFPNLYRNVIPTRPNVVWVADFTYIRIASGFCYLAAILDACSRKVVGYAISRSIDTTLALAALRSAVQDRQPPAGCIFHTDRGSQYASETYRRALQEAGLRGSMSSPGNPYHNAQAESFMKTLKVEDVYIGGYESMAKSWMQYPNSVV, from the coding sequence ATCAATCGTCACTGGCCCGAAGCCTGCTCCATTCGACGGGGGTGCCAAGTGATCGATCTTCCGCGCAGCACGTTCTACTACCGGTCGACGGCAGTGGGCGAAGATCTGGGAGACGCCCGGCTCGCCGAGTTGATTGGGTCCATCCAGGACGAGGTGCCAGGGTACGGCTACCGGCGCGTGACACACGAATTGCGCCGCCGCGGCCACGTGGTCAATCACAAGCGGGTCGCACGCGTGATGAGGGCACAAGGCCTGGGCATCAAGCTTCGCAGGCGATTCGTTCGAACGACCGGCAGCAAGCACGACTCGCCGATCTTCCCGAACCTGTATCGCAACGTCATCCCGACGCGGCCGAACGTGGTCTGGGTCGCCGACTTCACCTACATCCGCATCGCATCGGGGTTTTGCTATCTGGCGGCGATTCTGGATGCTTGTAGCCGCAAGGTGGTGGGCTACGCGATCTCGCGCAGCATCGACACAACGCTGGCCCTGGCCGCATTGCGATCTGCAGTGCAGGACCGACAGCCTCCGGCTGGCTGCATCTTTCACACGGACAGGGGATCGCAATATGCAAGTGAAACCTATCGCAGGGCCCTGCAGGAAGCGGGGCTGCGCGGGTCGATGAGCTCGCCCGGCAACCCGTACCACAATGCGCAGGCCGAGAGCTTCATGAAGACGCTCAAGGTCGAGGACGTCTACATCGGCGGCTACGAGAGCATGGCGAAATCATGGATGCAGTATCCGAACTCGGTCGTGTGA
- a CDS encoding transposase, with product MSSRGPYRRHAPEFKIQLCQDIRSGAIGRRDAAKKYTLSTNLIQLWLTQYDRGELSAEEAEASVITEYEAKIAALERKVGQLTMELDLVKKTPRLRLVSDNENLSIVTGPKPAPFDGGAK from the coding sequence ATGTCATCAAGAGGTCCATACCGGCGCCACGCGCCGGAGTTCAAGATTCAGCTGTGCCAGGACATTCGCAGCGGCGCCATCGGCCGGCGCGATGCGGCGAAGAAGTACACACTGTCGACCAACCTGATTCAGCTCTGGCTGACGCAGTACGACCGGGGAGAGCTGAGCGCTGAAGAGGCCGAGGCATCGGTCATCACGGAATACGAGGCCAAGATCGCGGCCCTCGAACGCAAGGTCGGCCAGCTCACCATGGAGCTCGACCTTGTCAAAAAAACTCCACGCCTTCGCCTCGTGAGCGACAACGAGAACTTATCAATCGTCACTGGCCCGAAGCCTGCTCCATTCGACGGGGGTGCCAAGTGA
- a CDS encoding HNH endonuclease, producing the protein MAYVFELKQACGGYAYFATFTHFEASKSTYEVRVPSLVDEKRFEHALADMGLKTSYIDSDASYRQWLHFHGWGMVSVEFAREAMPQWLRKHQCLRSALGSFIDVSIASPGTLKRTLRGKQKQRIHERDGNRCLRCSSCENLTLQHVQPFSRGGETNSSNLVTLCEGCNQDLRDEIDIELYELAGLRSGVDLSLLKLSDWSDLALMRARNFSHNLMHTRCDMW; encoded by the coding sequence ATGGCATACGTATTCGAACTGAAGCAGGCCTGCGGCGGCTACGCATACTTCGCGACGTTCACACATTTTGAAGCCAGCAAATCAACTTATGAAGTACGAGTTCCATCGCTCGTCGATGAGAAAAGATTTGAACACGCCCTCGCGGATATGGGGCTCAAGACGTCCTACATCGACTCTGATGCGTCGTATCGACAATGGCTGCACTTCCACGGCTGGGGGATGGTCAGCGTCGAGTTTGCCCGAGAAGCGATGCCACAGTGGCTTAGAAAGCACCAATGCTTGAGATCGGCACTTGGGTCTTTCATCGACGTATCGATTGCCTCTCCTGGCACACTGAAACGAACACTCCGCGGTAAGCAAAAACAGAGAATTCACGAGCGCGATGGCAATCGATGCCTGAGATGCAGTTCGTGTGAGAACCTGACCCTTCAACATGTTCAACCGTTTTCTCGTGGTGGGGAAACGAATTCGAGCAATCTGGTCACGCTCTGTGAAGGATGCAACCAAGATCTGAGGGACGAGATCGACATTGAGCTTTATGAGTTGGCGGGCCTGCGCAGCGGGGTCGACTTATCGTTGTTGAAGTTGTCGGACTGGAGCGACTTAGCACTCATGCGAGCCAGAAACTTCTCTCACAATCTCATGCACACCCGATGTGACATGTGGTGA
- a CDS encoding DUF4209 domain-containing protein — translation MTSNFRPPNSVQPTLNDFQDCGWEAGKSATAGYFDWWNFLASKASEANQAGAFSKSRMLWLLADACSLRLTPANTNEPLRATQVDDFQQPRGISSFEPYAQLLSEIYPLMDEPLLMARLADVAWLARRPKRVPSDALEAIAAYRRAPLHEEDWFMRDSESCWRRGITLAAQLKGQGETQWTEMGEALRSKVESDLAPDSRSNTVISMSRMLLELGLASPDYRHLAELLVRRGEKLMSEGEFFQARFHISAAKQFFAAVQDEERQADMAVIAARTYAGEAAARTTGLHPSYAAATEFYTDALHELYSIPKMLRPARDIDSELRRLYGLLREAGARSMDEFVSFQGERINIKEEVECAYRDVGDKAFIEALRVFASIAPYTSRASSKQSVKTLMEREFFGRVFSTSHRASDGRIIQRTPAADGSDGHEAEAALLARMVQDHRIRIRYLTASSIAPAREQVIVDHLVDEEDLFNICLQSRIVPRGRASLVAKELKAGFDGDFAAALHLLIPQLENFVRVHLSRRGAKTARLETDGVLMELGLSTLVAIDEMESVFGPDLTFEIQALFCEQSGPNLRNDMAHGLLDLDAVQSAESIYAWWLIFKMVFNSYWITDGKLPPDDTTIPVSSEIRS, via the coding sequence GTGACTAGCAATTTCCGTCCACCCAATTCGGTTCAGCCCACCCTCAACGATTTCCAAGATTGCGGGTGGGAAGCTGGCAAGTCTGCAACCGCGGGATACTTCGATTGGTGGAATTTCTTGGCCTCAAAGGCATCGGAGGCGAATCAGGCGGGAGCTTTCTCGAAGTCGAGGATGCTGTGGTTGCTTGCGGATGCTTGCTCGCTGCGGCTCACGCCGGCAAACACCAACGAGCCGTTGAGGGCGACGCAGGTCGACGACTTCCAACAGCCCCGCGGCATCTCGAGCTTCGAACCGTACGCGCAGCTTCTTTCTGAGATCTACCCGCTGATGGACGAGCCGCTTCTGATGGCACGGCTGGCAGATGTCGCCTGGCTTGCCCGGCGTCCGAAGCGAGTACCGTCCGACGCCCTTGAAGCCATCGCTGCATACCGGCGCGCTCCCTTGCACGAAGAAGACTGGTTCATGCGCGACAGCGAGAGCTGCTGGCGCCGCGGCATCACATTGGCTGCGCAACTGAAGGGTCAGGGGGAAACGCAATGGACGGAGATGGGCGAAGCCCTAAGGTCGAAGGTTGAAAGTGACCTCGCACCAGACAGCCGCAGCAATACCGTCATCTCGATGTCGCGCATGCTGTTGGAGCTCGGACTGGCGAGCCCAGACTACCGTCACTTGGCCGAACTGCTTGTCCGGCGCGGCGAGAAGTTGATGTCGGAGGGCGAATTCTTTCAGGCTCGCTTCCATATTTCTGCCGCCAAACAGTTCTTCGCTGCGGTCCAGGATGAGGAGCGCCAGGCGGACATGGCAGTGATTGCCGCACGGACCTACGCGGGCGAGGCGGCAGCGAGAACCACCGGGCTGCACCCTAGCTACGCGGCCGCAACGGAGTTTTATACCGATGCACTTCACGAGCTCTACAGCATCCCCAAAATGCTTCGGCCCGCGCGCGACATCGATTCGGAGCTGCGTCGCCTCTATGGTCTTTTGAGAGAGGCCGGCGCACGATCGATGGACGAGTTTGTTTCTTTTCAAGGCGAGCGAATCAACATCAAGGAGGAAGTCGAGTGCGCTTATCGCGATGTTGGAGATAAGGCGTTCATCGAGGCACTTCGAGTGTTTGCGAGCATCGCCCCCTACACTTCCCGAGCGTCCTCCAAGCAGAGCGTGAAGACGCTGATGGAGCGGGAATTCTTCGGCCGAGTCTTTTCCACCAGCCACCGCGCGAGCGATGGACGCATCATCCAGCGCACGCCTGCGGCGGACGGTTCGGACGGCCATGAAGCCGAGGCTGCCTTGCTTGCGCGCATGGTCCAAGACCATCGAATTCGGATTCGATATCTGACTGCTTCAAGCATCGCGCCGGCACGCGAACAGGTGATAGTTGACCATCTAGTCGATGAAGAAGATCTCTTCAACATCTGCCTTCAGTCGCGCATTGTTCCCAGAGGCCGCGCCTCGCTGGTGGCAAAGGAGTTGAAGGCAGGCTTCGACGGAGATTTTGCGGCGGCGCTGCACCTGCTGATACCACAGCTCGAGAACTTCGTTCGAGTTCATCTGAGCCGCAGAGGCGCCAAAACCGCGAGGCTGGAAACCGACGGTGTTCTGATGGAGCTCGGCCTCAGTACGCTGGTAGCCATAGATGAGATGGAGAGCGTGTTCGGACCAGACCTCACCTTCGAGATTCAGGCGCTGTTCTGCGAACAATCGGGGCCGAACCTTCGAAACGACATGGCCCACGGCCTACTCGATCTCGACGCGGTGCAGAGTGCCGAGAGCATCTACGCTTGGTGGCTCATCTTCAAAATGGTCTTCAACAGCTACTGGATAACAGATGGAAAGCTGCCACCGGACGACACCACTATCCCAGTGAGCAGCGAAATACGCTCTTGA
- a CDS encoding toll/interleukin-1 receptor domain-containing protein — MASLTPVRAEVEARAAVPDLRDCFLCHAWDDRQGPAKELHDLLEAAGVKVWFSEKDLGLGVPMMRAIDKGLAASKIGLVLVTPALLKRLPAEGVADKELSTLLSGNRLVPIVHGTTYTALRDVSPMLASRSGLDTAEDSMPVVAKKIAELVEIWS; from the coding sequence GTGGCATCGCTCACGCCGGTTCGTGCAGAGGTAGAAGCACGGGCGGCGGTGCCTGACCTTCGCGATTGCTTCCTGTGCCACGCATGGGACGACCGGCAAGGGCCTGCCAAGGAGTTGCACGATTTGCTCGAAGCGGCTGGCGTCAAGGTCTGGTTCAGCGAGAAAGATCTAGGCCTGGGCGTGCCCATGATGCGTGCAATCGACAAGGGCTTGGCTGCCTCGAAAATTGGGCTCGTTCTGGTCACCCCAGCGCTTCTGAAGCGGCTCCCTGCTGAGGGCGTCGCAGACAAGGAGCTCTCCACCCTCCTTTCGGGTAACCGGCTCGTGCCCATCGTGCATGGCACGACATACACCGCGCTCCGCGATGTCAGCCCGATGCTCGCTTCCCGCAGCGGTCTGGACACGGCGGAGGACTCGATGCCGGTGGTCGCGAAGAAGATTGCCGAGCTGGTCGAAATTTGGAGCTAG
- a CDS encoding restriction endonuclease, with protein MVKVKKWHKYQEEAAQLFRSMGLEAETNVTMHGARTKHDIDVVVKSRHVGFDITWLVECKYWKNPVNKLHVLGLRTIVHDLGADRGILLCEVGFQSGALEAANLTNVQLTTLKDVGLTAGGDISAMRLRDLYDRTESLHERYWKIFKDLRIRYGLRCDVHEYGYSGDLELRFCLKLFTPALRGVYPFIADGLEIYTAYGDAKQFNTPADVIATVEPRIKELEQKFLNAEQRVAADGRPRSI; from the coding sequence ATGGTCAAGGTAAAAAAATGGCATAAGTACCAAGAGGAAGCGGCCCAGCTCTTCCGCTCGATGGGCTTGGAGGCCGAGACGAATGTCACGATGCATGGCGCCCGCACCAAACACGATATCGACGTCGTCGTGAAATCACGCCATGTTGGCTTCGACATCACTTGGCTCGTGGAATGCAAGTACTGGAAAAATCCCGTGAACAAGCTCCATGTGCTTGGGCTTCGGACAATCGTTCACGACCTTGGAGCAGACCGCGGAATTCTTTTGTGCGAGGTTGGATTTCAGAGCGGTGCGCTGGAGGCCGCCAACCTCACTAACGTACAGCTCACTACATTGAAGGATGTCGGACTAACTGCCGGTGGAGACATCTCCGCGATGCGACTGCGTGACTTGTACGACCGGACCGAGAGCTTGCACGAACGCTACTGGAAGATTTTCAAAGATCTTCGGATTCGGTATGGACTCCGCTGTGATGTCCATGAATATGGGTACTCAGGCGATCTGGAATTACGCTTCTGTCTGAAACTGTTTACGCCAGCGCTTCGCGGTGTCTATCCATTCATTGCCGATGGATTGGAGATCTACACTGCTTACGGCGATGCCAAGCAGTTCAATACGCCAGCAGATGTCATTGCCACAGTCGAGCCGAGGATTAAGGAGCTGGAACAGAAATTTCTCAATGCCGAGCAGCGGGTGGCGGCTGATGGCAGACCAAGAAGTATTTAG
- a CDS encoding UvrD-helicase domain-containing protein codes for MNAAVQPLDNDRDAHVVEDICGYITAVPPRSFFLFAGAGSGKTRTLVEVLRRLTGVVEHEAGGQYAERLRSRGQSVRVITYTKNATAVVTGRLGENYLTAVSTIHAFCWEFIKGFDEDIRDALLARNAKKLAEAKAYAMGKKKGESDRDREKYAELETEADEIHKTEAFIYHPDRNTYGQGALSHAEVLEVAAWLIRERPTLQRILEDRHPLILIDESQDTMKGVLDALFELSKSRPGHIALGLLGDHRQRIYPDGHDDLPSHVPEDWERPALQMNHRSQQRIVELINKIWDSDIEGRTQPKTGVPQHSRTEKNAGTVRIFVGDTKTDTAKKIEKEVSCAQAMAAATASAAWQGDVRSYKTLALEHKLAAKRGNFFEAYNAMELLDKDAAMPKSNGERTGPAMVRPVLGPMLELAECLQPDGSLNEFAAMDVLRRHGALAKLPQTSAERQVALDNIHAAVMGFTAATFKDGATVREVLSPVLEGGLFDADSRLVQAYGNASPPPPEPKIKGKEAKEDRLKRGWHALFNAPWQEIARYRAYLAGEAELATHQVVKGSEFKHVMVVMDDEEAGGNQFSYDKLFGAEALSPTDQENVEEGNETTIDRTLRLLYVTCSRAEESLALVLWAKNPAAALAAIKQSEWFAEDEISAL; via the coding sequence GTGAACGCCGCAGTGCAGCCGCTGGACAACGACCGCGACGCACACGTTGTCGAGGATATCTGCGGCTACATCACCGCGGTTCCGCCGCGCAGCTTCTTCCTTTTCGCCGGAGCTGGGTCCGGGAAGACTCGCACGTTGGTCGAGGTCCTGCGACGACTCACCGGAGTGGTGGAGCACGAAGCAGGTGGACAGTATGCCGAGCGGCTCCGGTCTCGTGGTCAGTCGGTTCGCGTCATCACCTACACCAAGAACGCGACCGCCGTCGTCACCGGTCGGCTTGGCGAGAACTACCTGACCGCTGTATCGACGATCCACGCCTTCTGCTGGGAATTCATCAAGGGCTTTGACGAGGACATCCGAGACGCGCTGCTTGCTCGCAATGCCAAGAAACTTGCAGAAGCCAAGGCCTATGCAATGGGCAAGAAGAAGGGGGAGTCGGATAGAGACCGGGAGAAGTACGCTGAGCTTGAGACAGAGGCCGACGAAATCCACAAGACGGAGGCGTTCATCTATCACCCGGACCGGAACACCTACGGACAAGGTGCGCTGTCACACGCTGAAGTCCTGGAAGTAGCGGCATGGCTCATTCGTGAGCGACCTACTCTGCAGCGCATTCTGGAGGACCGACACCCGCTCATCCTCATCGACGAGTCGCAGGACACGATGAAGGGTGTTCTCGACGCGCTGTTCGAACTTTCGAAAAGCCGCCCGGGTCACATCGCGCTCGGTCTCCTAGGCGATCATCGGCAACGTATCTACCCGGACGGCCACGACGATCTGCCTTCGCACGTGCCCGAGGATTGGGAGCGCCCTGCGCTGCAGATGAACCATCGCAGCCAGCAACGCATCGTCGAGCTAATCAACAAGATCTGGGATTCGGACATCGAGGGCCGTACCCAGCCCAAGACTGGCGTGCCTCAGCATTCGCGGACGGAGAAGAATGCCGGCACGGTCCGCATCTTTGTCGGAGATACCAAGACGGATACGGCCAAAAAGATCGAGAAGGAGGTGAGCTGCGCCCAGGCCATGGCGGCCGCGACTGCCAGCGCAGCTTGGCAGGGGGATGTGCGAAGCTACAAGACGCTCGCGCTTGAGCACAAGCTGGCTGCCAAGCGGGGCAACTTCTTCGAGGCATACAACGCGATGGAGCTGCTGGACAAAGATGCCGCGATGCCCAAAAGCAATGGGGAGCGAACTGGTCCTGCCATGGTTCGGCCGGTCCTCGGCCCAATGCTGGAGCTTGCCGAGTGTTTGCAGCCGGATGGCTCGCTGAACGAGTTTGCCGCCATGGACGTGCTGCGCCGCCATGGCGCTCTTGCGAAGCTGCCCCAGACCAGCGCCGAGCGCCAAGTGGCCTTGGACAACATTCACGCCGCAGTCATGGGATTCACCGCCGCCACGTTCAAAGACGGCGCTACGGTGCGGGAAGTCTTGTCGCCTGTCCTTGAGGGGGGACTGTTCGATGCGGACTCGCGTTTAGTCCAGGCATATGGAAACGCCTCGCCTCCGCCACCCGAGCCGAAGATCAAAGGCAAGGAAGCAAAGGAAGACCGGCTAAAGCGCGGATGGCACGCTCTCTTCAACGCGCCCTGGCAAGAGATTGCTAGGTATCGCGCCTACCTTGCCGGAGAAGCCGAGCTCGCCACGCATCAAGTTGTCAAAGGCTCAGAGTTCAAGCACGTCATGGTCGTCATGGACGATGAGGAAGCTGGCGGCAACCAGTTCTCCTACGACAAGCTCTTCGGAGCCGAGGCGCTGAGCCCAACCGACCAAGAGAACGTCGAGGAGGGCAATGAGACGACCATCGATAGAACGCTGCGACTTCTCTACGTCACATGCAGCCGAGCTGAAGAAAGCCTCGCTCTGGTCCTCTGGGCCAAGAACCCTGCAGCAGCGCTTGCCGCAATCAAGCAATCTGAATGGTTTGCCGAGGACGAAATAAGCGCTTTGTAG